One genomic segment of Xyrauchen texanus isolate HMW12.3.18 chromosome 5, RBS_HiC_50CHRs, whole genome shotgun sequence includes these proteins:
- the LOC127644127 gene encoding coiled-coil and C2 domain-containing protein 1A-like: MSRSRNPPPKGQGAARAKQMGLLLDLAPDSGLDDSGGNEEELEAELLALVGGGGKGGPAGKKGGGKAPVPMEDIERMAALCMKDLDEDGDDDGDLENDADLLAELNEVLEEEVVRKPPPSPAPPQRSNAAPRSTPASQSAPASLESRLQERIDMYQTAIGNAKAAGETSKARRYDRGLKTLQSMLTSVKKGKPVNEEEMPPPVATGGKPSPVPQAEPIREQDKTPPAYTPPQTTNEKPLQEARPVAPPKPQLLQPPSQRSTAITPDTPAISPLTPSQPNAPHSGPKASILNRQREYKLAAIQAKQSGNTDQAKQLYLIAKKLDSMVETVDKGEFFDISSLPPPPGEVEVPHSNPPQMSTKPAAPPTAPTAAPNTTLSAPRSVGEALQQRMDKYKEAAESAKSKGDDRKARMHQRIVKQYQDAIKAHKAGQPVNLADLPVPPGCPPLQGTEGGGQNFMGVLETAMKLANQDEDEDEESPKETTKPSAQPAVQKSRAPAPPKASSTAGTPTGSTNTLKLGGKAQQQLDFLTMRRQQFVKAALRSKEMKDMQGAAQHLRNAKGLDPMINAAKAGLPVDITKVPSAPVSEEDYRLSQSRSSSLSPRLAEQYAQLMGQLKQQHEKCLAYSQQFTHLGNVAETARLEKLAEECMSNIELLKKSHAKGKSVPKFHSEERTFNAVKINPNLTANDMALIIVKGINLPAPPGVSVSDLDASVRFEFPFPSAEEAQRDRTSTVKNTNSPEFKEQFKLNIKRDHRGFKRIVQTKGIKFEIIHKGGLFKTDKVVGSAQLKLEALENQCEIREIIDVLDGRKATGGKLEVRVKIREPLGGVQLQSVTEKWLVIDPLTPSPEKERDRERERAPSPRSKPRNDHDRNSKPSSSPPQYKLHSFSLLNHDKERLEWKISDCKKNRQDPSELIRQHMDVCQRLHWQKSYLERHPAALIEYENVLRKFVHGLSDSVKIFSSQGNRDAAKDALGRLKKVENELESVRKKRGIRE; encoded by the exons CTCCAGTGCCCATGGAGGACATCGAGCGGATGGCAGCTCTGTGTATGAAGGATCTGGATGAAGACGGAGATGATGACGGGGATTTGGAGAATGATGCTGATCTCTTA GCCGAGCTGAATGAGGTGCTAGAAGAGGAAGTGGTGAGGAAACCCCCTCCATCACCAGCACCCCCTCAGCGCTCAAACGCAGCGCCTCGGTCAACCCCTGCATCCCAGAGTGCTCCAGCTAGTCTGGAGTCTCGCCTGCAAGAGCGCATCGACATGTACCAAACAGCCATCGGCAACGCCAAGGCAGCAGGAGAGACCAGCAAAGCACGCAGATACGACCGCGGACTGAAG ACTCTCCAGTCAATGCTGACATCAGTTAAAAAAGGGAAACCCGTCAATGAAGAAGAGATGCCTCCTCCGGTGGCCACTGGTGGAAAACCCTCTCCTGTTCCACAGGCCGAGCCAATCAGAGAGCAGGACAAGACTCCTCCAGCATACACTCCACCTCAGACGACCAATGAGAAGCCATTGCAGGAGGCCAGACCAGTCGCACCACCCAAACCTCAACTACTACAGCCTCCCTCACAGAGATCAACAGCCATAACGCCTGATACACCAGCCATATCACCCCTCACACCCAGCCAGCCCAATGCGCCACACTCAG gGCCCAAAGCGAGTATattaaacagacagagagagtatAAACTGGCAGCCATACAGGCCAAACAGAGCGGAAACACAGACCAGGCCAAACAACTCTACCTCATCGCCAAG AAATTAGACTCAATGGTGGAGACTGTTGACAAAGGGGAGTTTTTCGATATAAGCTCTCTGCCGCCCCCTCCTG GAGAGGTTGAAGTGCCACATTCAAACCCTCCTCAGATGTCTACTAAACCAGCCGCTCCCCCTACTGCACCAACGGCTGCCCCAAAcacaa ctCTCTCGGCTCCTCGGAGTGTTGGCGAGGCCTTACAGCAGCGCATGGACAAATACAAAGAAGCTGCTGAAAGCGCCAAGAGCAAAGGAGACGATCGCAAGGCACGCATGCACCAGCGGATAGTCAAG CAATATCAAGATGCCATAAAAGCTCATAAAGCAGGACAGCCGGTGAATTTGGCAGATCTTCCTGTTCCACCAG gttgtCCTCCGCTACAGGGCACTGAGGGAGGTGGTCAGAATTTTATGGGCGTCCTGGAGACCGCAATGAAACTGGCCAATCAGgacgaagatgaagacgaggagtCACCGAAGGAAACAACAAAG CCATCAGCTCAACCTGCTGTTCAGAAATCAAGAGCTCCCGCTCCTCCAAAAGCATCGTCGACCGCAGGAACGCCCACTGGCTCAACAAACACCCTTAAACTGGGGGGGAAAG CCCAGCAGCAGTTGGATTTCTTGACGATGCGCCGGCAGCAGTTTGTGAAGGCAGCGTTGCGCTCTAAAGAGATGAAGGACATGCAGGGAGCCGCTCAGCACCTCAGAAACGCTAAAGGCCTGGATCCCATGATTAATGCTGCCAAAGCAGGACTTCCTGTCGACATCACCAAG gtgCCGAGCGCTCCTGTCAGTGAGGAAGACTACAGACTCTCTCAATCTCGCTCATCTTCTCTCTCCCCTCGTTTAGCTGAGCAGTACGCTCAACTCATGGGGCAGCTCAAACAACAACATGAG AAATGCCTTGCCTACTCCCAGCAGTTCACACATTTGGGGAATGTAGCAGAAACTGccag GCTTGAGAAGTTGGCTGAAGAATGCATGAGTAATATTGAACTGCTGAAGAAATCTCACGCTAAAGGAAAATCAGTTCCTAAGTTCCACTCAGAGGAGCGCACCTTCAACGCTGTCAA gATCAATCCTAACCTTACGGCCAATGACATGGCACTAATCATCGTGAAAGGAATCAACCTTCCAGCTcctccag GAGTTTCAGTCAGTGATCTGGATGCAAGTGTGCGCTTTGAGTTTCCTTTCCCCAGTGCG GAAGAGGCTCAGAGAGACAGAACTAGCACTGTGAAAAACACCAACAGTCCAG agttTAAGGAACAGTTTAAGCTGAACATTAAGCGAGATCATCGAGGCTTCAAGAGAATTGTACAGACCAAAGGCATAAAGTTTGAGATCATACACAAAGG TGGTCTCTTTAAGACAGATAAAGTGGTGGGAAGTGCTCAGCTGAAACTGGAAGCTCTGGAGAACCAGTGTGAGATCAGAGAAATCATTGAT GTGCTGGATGGGCGGAAGGCGACGGGAGGGAAATTGGAGGTGCGTGTGAAGATCCGAGAGCCGCTGGGTGGAGTTCAGCTACAGTCGGTGACAGAGAAATGGCTTGTCATTGACCCCTTGACCCCCTcacctgagaaagagagagaccgagagagagaacGG GCCCCTTCACCAAGATCCAAACCCAGAAATGATCACGACAGGAACAGCAAACCAAG CTCGTCGCCGCCGCAATATAAACTGCACAGCTTCAGTCTGCTGAACCACGACAAAGAAAGATTGGAGTggaag atcAGTGATTGTAAGAAGAACAGACAAGACCCATCAGAACTGATCAGACAGCACATGGACGTCTGTCAACGACTTCATTGGCAGAAGTCATACCTGGAGAGACACCCTGCTGCACTGATAG AATATGAGAATGTGCTGCGGAAGTTTGTTCATGGTCTCTCGGATTCGGTGAAAATTTTTTCCAGTCAAGGCAACAGG GATGCAGCAAAAGATGCTCTCGGCCGACTGAAGAAGGTGGAGAATGAG CTGGAGTCAGTGAGGAAAAAACGAGGCATCAGAGAGTGA
- the LOC127643937 gene encoding methylthioribose-1-phosphate isomerase, protein MTLEAIRYRSGSLQILNQLLLPHDTVYDELRSVQDGYEAIKSMKVRGAPAIAIVGCLSLAVELRAGAGGDDLVSFIRDSLCHLTSARPTAVNMGRAARELMEFTENESMEKNTDQLRNSVIGWIEEMLERDVNDNKKIGNYGAQHILSGVPRDSVTILTHCNTGSLATAGYGTALGVVRSLHTLGRLKRLYCTETRPYNQGARLTAYEAVAEGFPATLITDSMAAFAMREKGITAVVVGADRVVANGDTANKVGTYQLAIAAKHHGVPFYVAAPSTSCDLSLESGRDIVIEERPPEELTSINGIPVAAPGIEVWNPSFDVTPHQLITGGIITELGVFLPSELQAALTGRLTAL, encoded by the exons ATGACGCTGGAAGCGATCCGGTACCGGTCCGGGTCTCTGCAGATCCTCAACCAGCTGCTGCTGCCACACGACACCGTGTACGACGAGCTCCGTTCGGTGCAGGACGGATATGAGGCCATCAAGAGTATGAAG GTGCGCGGCGCTCCCGCTATCGCCATCGTGGGGTGCCTGAGTCTGGCGGTGGAGCTGCGGGCGGGCGCCGGGGGCGATGACCTCGTGTCCTTTATCAGGGATTCTCTGTGTCACCTGACATCCGCTCGACCTACAGCGGTGAACATGGGCCGAGCCGCCCGCGAGCTGATGGAGTTCACAGAGAACGAGAGCATGGAGAAAAACACAGACCAACTGAGAAACAG TGTGATTGGCTGGATTGAGGAGATGCTGGAGCGAGACGTGAACGACAACAAAAAAATCGGCAACTACGGCGCCCAGCACATCCTGTCTGGAGTTCCACGAGATTCGGTTACGATCCTCACACACTGTAACACCGGGAGCCTCGCCACGGCAGGATACGGCACCGCTCTCG gagtggtgcggTCGCTGCACACACTGGGCCGTTTGAAGCGTTTGTACTGTACGGAAACGAGGCCCTATAACCAGGGGGCCAGACTGACGGCATACGAGGCAGTCGCGGAGGGTTTCCCGGCCACCCTCATCACAGACAGCATGGCAGCGTTCGCCATGAGAGAGAAAGGAATTACAG ctgtcgTTGTCGGAGCAGACCGGGTTGTTGCCAATGGTGACACGGCAAACAAAGTGGGCACATATCAGTTGGCTATCGCTGCGAAGCATCACGGGGTCCCGTTTTACGTGGCGGCGCCGAGCACGTCCTGTGATCTGAGTTTGGAGAGTGGACGTGACATCGTGATAGAGGAACGCCCACCTGAGGAGCTCACCAGCATTAACGGCATACCTGTAGCTGCACCTG GTATTGAGGTGTGGAACCCATCATTTGACGTCACTCCTCACCAGCTCATCACGGGTGGCATCATCACCGAGCTGGGCGTGTTCCTCCCGTCTGAACTCCAGGCTGCTCTGACGGGCAGACTCACAGCTCTGTAA